A part of Augochlora pura isolate Apur16 chromosome 1, APUR_v2.2.1, whole genome shotgun sequence genomic DNA contains:
- the LOC144479015 gene encoding trehalose transporter 1-like protein: MDNFFGRGEESDLRLRVRQLLTALGPLLGVFMAGLSSGYSAVLLPELQAASAVTSDGSVNSVTNLTNNSVTSFTNYDNFTNNLTYTEDIVVSSTEEESWIASSVLLPMAPGCWFAGFMIEMLGRKRSTLAIFPFFVIGWLAISLAKSVATIIIGRVICGFCAGLFGPLAPVYISETSDPKLRGVLLSLISVTLSFGILVVHAVCIWLHWRITAYVCVAFATVGLLTALVSKESPTWLINKGRTDEALESWVHLRGWRSLSEYQALENSKTARRKSAKRSILTILKETFSSRHFLWPLSILCVFFFAAQFSGYSVVIFYSVEMLMEVTGPDYANVGTLVIDVVRLVVSIFTCYLIRRCNRRTLTHVSGCGTSFFLFLLSLCLYYDIGRPWGPCILLVLYIVSMAIGLTPLPWILCGELFPRRFRGLGSGLTSAFAFIFSFTVVKIVPSMFRAFETHGTFAIYGVLTLLGTGFLYCTLPETKDKTLQEVERAFDRKSDKSDTDGAELPVNELKNT, from the coding sequence ATGGATAACTTCTTCGGCAGAGGCGAGGAGTCCGACCTGAGGCTACGCGTCAGACAATTACTGACAGCTTTGGGTCCACTGTTGGGCGTCTTCATGGCAGGACTGTCGTCTGGGTATAGCGCTGTCTTGTTGCCAGAGCTGCAAGCTGCGAGTGCTGTAACTAGCGATGGCAGTGTCAATAGTGTCACTAATTTGACTAACAACAGTGTCACTAGTTTCACCAACTACGATAATTTCACCAACAACCTCACTTATACCGAGGATATCGTAGTATCCAGCACCGAGGAGGAGTCTTGGATCGCCTCCTCAGTGCTTCTCCCAATGGCGCCGGGTTGCTGGTTCGCCGGCTTCATGATCGAGATGCTCGGCCGCAAGAGATCCACCCTGGCGATCTTCCCTTTCTTCGTGATCGGCTGGCTGGCTATTAGCCTGGCCAAGAGCGTCGCCACCATCATAATCGGCAGAGTGATCTGCGGTTTCTGCGCGGGTCTCTTCGGCCCCCTAGCACCGGTCTACATCAGCGAGACATCGGACCCCAAGCTACGCGGTGTCCTACTCAGCCTGATCTCCGTGACCTTATCCTTCGGCATTCTAGTGGTCCACGCCGTCTGCATCTGGCTGCACTGGAGGATCACCGCGTACGTCTGCGTGGCCTTCGCCACTGTCGGCTTGCTAACCGCGCTCGTCTCCAAAGAGAGTCCCACTTGGTTGATCAACAAAGGGCGAACGGACGAGGCGTTGGAGTCATGGGTGCACCTGCGCGGCTGGCGAAGCTTGAGCGAGTACCAAGCGCTGGAGAATTCGAAGACCGCTAGACGGAAGTCCGCGAAAAGGTCGATCTTGACGATTCTGAAGGAGACGTTTAGTTCCAGGCACTTTCTATGGCCGCTCAGCATACTCTGCGTGTTCTTCTTCGCCGCGCAGTTCTCCGGCTACAGCGTCGTCATCTTCTACTCCGTGGAGATGCTGATGGAAGTGACCGGGCCCGACTACGCCAATGTCGGAACTCTAGTGATCGACGTGGTTCGTTTGGTAGTCAGCATATTCACCTGCTACCTGATCAGACGCTGCAACAGAAGGACATTGACTCACGTGTCCGGCTGCGGCacctctttcttcctcttcctatTAAGTCTATGTCTATATTACGACATTGGCAGGCCTTGGGGACCTTGCATTTTGCTAGTCCTCTACATAGTCTCCATGGCAATCGGTTTAACACCTCTGCCGTGGATACTATGCGGCGAACTGTTCCCAAGGAGGTTCAGGGGACTCGGCTCCGGTCTCACTTCGGCCTTCGCCTTCATATTCTCGTTCACGGTCGTGAAAATCGTGCCGTCGATGTTTCGCGCGTTCGAGACCCACGGAACTTTCGCAATTTACGGCGTTCTCACGCTGCTCGGGACCGGCTTCTTGTACTGCACCCTGCCGGAGACCAAGGATAAGACCCTGCAGGAGGTGGAGAGGGCTTTCGACAGGAAGTCGGACAAGTCGGACACCGACGGCGCCGAACTTCCGGTGAACGAACTGAAGAACACGTGA